The region GCCACCAGGGGCGCCTCGGGCCGCACCAGGGGCACCGCCTGCCGCTGCATGTTGGCGCCCATGAGGGCGCGGCCGGCGTCATCGTGCTCCAGGAAGGGGATGAGGGAGGCGGCCACCGACACCGTCTGCTTGGGCGTCAGATCGACGTAGTCCACCTCCTCGGGGCGGGCGGAGATGAAGTGGCCTCCCTTGCGGGCCTCCAGCCGCTCCTCCAGGAAGTGGCCCCGCTCGTCCACGGGCGAGTTGGCCTGGGCGATGACGTGGCCCTCTTCGGCATCGGCCGAGAGGTACTCCACCTGGTCGGACACGAAGGGGCGCACCTTGACGAGGGTGCCCTTGGGGAGCTGGGCCAGGCGCTGGGCCAGCTCGGGCGTAACCTCGGCGCCGGCCGGTGCGACCACCTGACCGTCGGCCCCGCGCACCTCCTCCCTCAGGATGCGACCCACCAGGAGGGGGGAGTCGCACGGCAGCTCCTTGTAGACGCGACGGTAGGGCGTCTCGATGAAGCCGTATTCGTTGACCCGGCCGTAGGTGGCCAGGGAGCCGATGAGGCCGATGTTGGGGCCCTCGGGCGTCTCGATGGGGCAGATGCGGCCATAGTGGCTGGGGTGCACGTCCCGCACCTCGAATCCGGCACGGTCGCGGGACAGCCCCCCAGGCCCCAGGGCCGAGAGGCGCCGCTTGTGGGTCAGCTCCGCCAGGGGATTGGTCTGGTCCATGAACTGGGAGAGCTGGGAGCTGCCGAAGAACTCGCGGATGGCCGCCTGCACCGGCCGCACATTGATGAGGCCCGCCGGGGCAGCCTGGGCCACCTCGGTGATGCTCATGCGGTCGCGGATGCCCCGCTCCATACGCAGGAAGCCGATGCGCAGGGCGTTCTGGATCAGCTCGCCCACGGTGCGCACCCGCCGGTTGCCCAGGTGGTCGATGTCATCGGGCCGGCCCAGCCCGTTATTGAGGCGGATCATCTCCTTGATGACCGCCACCAGGTCGCGGAAGGTGAGCACCCGCTGTCGCAGGTCCTCGTTCAGTCCCAGCCGCTTGTTAAGCTTGTAGCGGCCCACCCGGCTGAGGTCGTAGCGACGCGGATTGAAGAAGAGGTCGTACAGCAGCCGACGGGCGTTCTCCAGGGTGGTGGGGTCGCCCGGCCGCATCCGCTTGCTGAACTCGGCTATGGCCTCCCTCTTGTTGCGGCAGGAGGTGTCCCTGTCCAGGGTGGCGCGGATGTACTGGTGGACGGGGTCCGTGTCCACGTCGGCGAAGAGGTCGAGGAGCTGCTCGTTGGTGCCCAGGGCCTCCTCGTTGTCGATGCCCTCCTTCTCGAAGCAGGCCCGCAGCAGGATGGTGACGGGCAGCTTACGCCGCCTGTCGACCTTGACGTAGATAACGTCGCGGGAGGTGGTCTCGAATTCCAACCAGGCCCCGCGGTTAGGGATGAGCTTGGCGTAGCAGAGCAGGCGGCCGGTGGTCTGGTCACGCTCCAGGGTAAAGTAGGCCCCGGGGGAACGCACCAGCTGGGAGACCACCACCCGCTCGGCACCGTTGACGATGAAGGTGCCTCGAGGGGTCATCAGGGGCATCTCCCCCAGGAAGATCTGCTGCTCCTTGATCTCTCCCGTCTCCTTGACCACCAGGCGCACGTTGAGGCGGAGAGGCGCCGAGTAGGTGAGGTCCTTCTCGCGGCACTCCTCCTCGCTGAACTTGGGCGGGTCCAGACGGTAGGGGCGCACGAAGACCGACTCGATGCCCGCCTCCTTCAGCGCCCGCGCCTGCTCGCGTGTGAGGGGCCGGCCACGGGCGGCGATGAGGTTCCCCTGGGCGTCATAGACATCCTGCAGGGGCACCTCGTCCACCATCTCGTCGATGGGGTCGCCGCGGGGATAGATCTCCTTCTCGAAGCGCAGCTCCAGACGCCCGCCGGTGTAGTCCTGGACGGGCGAGATCTCGTCCAGCAGCTCCTGCAGACCCTCCTCCAGGAACCAGCGATAGGACTGCTTCTGTATGAGCACCAGGTCGGGAAGCTCCAGGACATCGGGTATGCGGGAGTAGGACTTGGACATGGAGGGCAGACGGTGCGAGTTGGGCGACACAGCTCTAGCCACCACCATAAGCGGACACTCCTCCCAAGGCTGGGCAGCTACGCGACTGGGCTAACAAAACGGCAGGGACATAAATCGGGGAACGGACGGGGCGTCGGCCCGACCATCAAAGTTTACCTTAGCAACCGCATCCAGCCCTTGTCAATAGCTCGCGGCCGCTGTTCGCAAAAACGGCTAGTGGCCGTCCAGGGCCAGGGGCCGCTGGAGCGACCTGGCCCTCCGTAGCCACAGACCGGGGGCTAGCCCCCGTCACCTTCCGATGCCGTCCCTTTACTCATCCCCTGCCTCACCCTTCCCGACAGCCCCCGCTAACGTTGACGTGTGCGGCAAGCGGCATTATCATTGTGGCGTGGTCTTAGCGCTGCCCAGAAACTATTGGTAAGCCCTATGACTGGGGGACGTTAGGAGGAGTTATGGACTTCCGCTTCACGCCCGAGGAGGAGGCCTTCCGTCAGGAAGTTCGCCAGTTCATCGAACAGGAGTGCCCCCCTGAGCTGCGGGGCGGCGACGCCAACCCTCTGGAGCGGTTGCCGGCCATGGTCCAGTGGCGGCGCAAGCTGGCCGAGAAGGGCTGGCTGGCGCCCGCCTGGCCCAAGGAATACGGCGGCGCCGGCATGACCATCATGCAGCAGTTCATCTACAACCTAGAGACTGCCCGCCTGCGGGCGCCGTCGCCCATGTTCATGGCCGGTCTGGGCATCGCCGTGGTGGGCCCGACCCTGATCCTTTTCGGCAACGAGGAGCAGAAGAAGACCTACCTGCCCAAGATCCTGTCGGGCGAGCACATCTGGTGCCAGGGCTTCTCGGAGCCCAACGCCGGCTCCGACCTGGCCAGCCTGCAGACCACCGCCGTGCGCGACGGCGACGAGTACGTCATCAACGGCCAGAAGATATGGACCACGGTGGCCCATCTGGCCCACTACATGCTGCTCCTCTGCCGCA is a window of Dehalococcoidia bacterium DNA encoding:
- a CDS encoding DNA-directed RNA polymerase subunit beta — translated: MVVARAVSPNSHRLPSMSKSYSRIPDVLELPDLVLIQKQSYRWFLEEGLQELLDEISPVQDYTGGRLELRFEKEIYPRGDPIDEMVDEVPLQDVYDAQGNLIAARGRPLTREQARALKEAGIESVFVRPYRLDPPKFSEEECREKDLTYSAPLRLNVRLVVKETGEIKEQQIFLGEMPLMTPRGTFIVNGAERVVVSQLVRSPGAYFTLERDQTTGRLLCYAKLIPNRGAWLEFETTSRDVIYVKVDRRRKLPVTILLRACFEKEGIDNEEALGTNEQLLDLFADVDTDPVHQYIRATLDRDTSCRNKREAIAEFSKRMRPGDPTTLENARRLLYDLFFNPRRYDLSRVGRYKLNKRLGLNEDLRQRVLTFRDLVAVIKEMIRLNNGLGRPDDIDHLGNRRVRTVGELIQNALRIGFLRMERGIRDRMSITEVAQAAPAGLINVRPVQAAIREFFGSSQLSQFMDQTNPLAELTHKRRLSALGPGGLSRDRAGFEVRDVHPSHYGRICPIETPEGPNIGLIGSLATYGRVNEYGFIETPYRRVYKELPCDSPLLVGRILREEVRGADGQVVAPAGAEVTPELAQRLAQLPKGTLVKVRPFVSDQVEYLSADAEEGHVIAQANSPVDERGHFLEERLEARKGGHFISARPEEVDYVDLTPKQTVSVAASLIPFLEHDDAGRALMGANMQRQAVPLVRPEAPLVATGMEKRAASDSGQIVVAEGDGWVKSVVGDSITVVYDDGTEKTYRLFKFLRSNQGTCLNQRPVVRKGQRVRKGDPLADSCSTDGGELALGQNLLVAFMAWEGYNFEDAIIISEAVVREDRYTSIHIEEYELEARDTKLGQEEITRDIPNVGEESLKDLDEWGVVRIGAEVRAGDILVGKITPKGETELSAEEKLLRAIFGEKAREVKDTSLRMPHGEWGRVIDTRFFARPDPGHGQEGHQCRWPPYAEITENLSVGVNAKVRVFVAQRRPITVGDKMAGRHGNKGVIARILPVEDMPHLPDGTPVDIILNPIGVPSRMNIGQVLETHLGWAAMRLGFRAISPVFDGGNPQTIEDALSRVWLVEQAGALLSHPTDQPNPVGERVDYERACAWLRERGYDPDKVFSDQHVGEAKRAALELWLEQQGERDVRGRPLAELDELAERLLLERGVAAPTYGRQVLIDGRTGEPFDQPVTVGYIYMMKLIHLVEDKIHARSTGPYSLITQQPLGGKAQFGGQRFGEMEVWALEAYGAAHTLQEMLTIKSDDVVGRQKAYEAIVKGEDVQERGVPESFKVLMRELQSLCLSVQPLREEEPVALPETATADLPRLGIDLRGFEKGEDLLGN